From the genome of Ectobacillus sp. JY-23, one region includes:
- a CDS encoding pitrilysin family protein has translation MEQQTQIAGLRVHTVATTKYKTNTLVLRMKAPLSEETVTQRALLPYVLQSGTKTFPTVKLIRQHLEELYGASLGVDVSKKGEHHIISFYMDVANEVYLQDAPLLLEKAIKMLAELILHPITEDDVFVASIVESEKRSLLQRLESVYDDKMRYANDRLLEEMCQGEAYRFNANGIKEKITEITPASLFSYYQQVLREDCLDLYVIGDVNESVEALIQTYFTLPAQRKQHCEVVVSPSKQVSEREVIEKQDLKQSKLHIGYRTHVTYKDTDYFALQVFNGLFGGFSHSKLFINVREKNSLAYYAASRYESHKGLLFVMSGIEAKNYKKAVSIINEQLEAMQNGDFTEQELQQTKAVINNQILETIDTPRGLVEMLYHNVVADYERPIAQWEEAINSVTKEEVVAVAKKIETDTVYLLQGEGA, from the coding sequence ATGGAACAGCAAACACAAATAGCTGGTTTACGTGTACATACAGTTGCTACTACAAAATACAAAACGAATACACTTGTACTGCGAATGAAGGCACCCTTATCGGAGGAAACAGTTACACAGCGTGCCTTGTTGCCATATGTATTACAAAGCGGTACAAAAACGTTTCCAACCGTCAAGCTGATTAGGCAGCATCTTGAAGAATTATATGGTGCTTCTTTAGGCGTAGATGTTAGTAAAAAGGGTGAACATCATATTATCTCTTTTTATATGGACGTTGCAAACGAAGTGTATTTACAAGATGCCCCTCTTCTTCTAGAAAAGGCGATCAAAATGCTAGCAGAGTTGATTTTACATCCAATCACAGAAGATGACGTGTTTGTCGCATCAATTGTTGAAAGTGAAAAGCGCTCTTTATTACAACGTTTAGAATCCGTGTATGACGATAAAATGCGTTATGCTAATGATCGGCTGTTAGAGGAAATGTGCCAAGGCGAAGCTTATCGATTCAACGCAAACGGCATAAAAGAAAAAATTACCGAAATCACACCAGCTTCTTTATTTTCGTATTATCAGCAAGTGTTGAGAGAGGATTGCCTGGATTTATATGTGATTGGCGATGTAAATGAATCTGTGGAAGCTTTAATACAAACATATTTCACATTACCAGCACAACGAAAGCAGCATTGTGAAGTGGTGGTATCACCGTCCAAACAAGTATCAGAGCGAGAAGTGATTGAGAAACAGGACTTAAAACAAAGTAAATTGCATATTGGCTATCGCACTCATGTTACATATAAAGATACAGACTATTTTGCGCTACAAGTATTCAATGGTCTATTTGGAGGATTTTCACACTCTAAACTATTTATCAATGTACGGGAGAAAAATAGCCTTGCATATTACGCTGCATCTCGTTATGAAAGTCATAAAGGACTTTTGTTTGTTATGTCAGGCATTGAAGCTAAAAATTATAAAAAAGCTGTTTCCATTATTAATGAGCAACTAGAAGCAATGCAAAATGGAGATTTTACTGAGCAAGAATTACAGCAAACAAAAGCAGTAATCAATAATCAAATTCTTGAAACGATTGATACACCAAGAGGATTAGTTGAAATGCTATACCATAATGTTGTAGCTGATTACGAACGTCCAATTGCCCAATGGGAGGAAGCGATTAATAGTGTAACAAAAGAGGAAGTGGTCGCCGTAGCAAAAAAGATAGAGACTGATACCGTTTACTTGTTGCAAGGGGAGGGTGCTTAA
- a CDS encoding IS1182 family transposase (programmed frameshift): protein MMGALKNHRDERVTTSIEELVPQDHFLRAVEATIDFAFIEEKLRPYYCEDNGRPSIHPITLFKMIFIGYFYGIRSERQLEKEIKMNLAYRWFLGFSLSDPVPDHSTISWNRRTRFVHTTIFEDIFQEIVRQAQSHRMVGGRALMTDSTHVKANANKNKYVQKLKKEQPKIYLEELEKAVTEDRQTNGKKELKPRKEGEAKQPTYIRSSTTDPDSGFLMRDGKPNGFHYLDHRTVDAKYNIITDTYITAGNVSDSGPYLARLKAQIKTFGFQVEAVALDAGYFTGHICKNLAKQNIFMVMGYRRFGKTNKEVPKRSFHYVKESNRFACPMGCILSYVTTDRDGNRQYKSNPDDCAACPLRPKCFSKQQKTRTITRHIWEDYKDLARANKKTSAGKRLYKLRCSTIERSFADAKELHGYRYARFRGRESVQMQAFLTAACQNMKKIALHLTKQVR, encoded by the exons ATGATGGGTGCACTGAAAAATCACCGAGATGAGCGTGTTACGACTTCAATCGAAGAGCTTGTTCCACAAGATCACTTTTTACGAGCTGTAGAAGCCACAATAGATTTTGCTTTTATTGAGGAAAAGCTTCGCCCGTATTACTGCGAAGATAATGGGCGTCCTTCCATTCATCCCATCACTTTATTCAAGATGATTTTTATCGGTTACTTTTATGGAATCCGTTCCGAACGTCAGTTAGAGAAAGAAATTAAAATGAATCTAGCGTATCGGTGGTTTTTAGGCTTTTCTTTATCAGATCCTGTTCCTGATCACTCTACTATTAGTTGGAACCGACGTACTCGCTTTGTTCACACAACCATTTTTGAAGACATCTTTCAAGAGATTGTCAGACAAGCTCAATCCCACCGCATGGTGGGCGGTCGCGCTCTAATGACAGATTCTACGCACGTAAAGGCGAATGCAAATAAAAATAAGTATGTACAAAAGCTAAAAAAAGAACAGCCCAAAATCTATCTAGAAGAATTAGAAAAGGCTGTAACTGAGGATCGGCAAACAAACGGAA AAAAAGAACTAAAACCTCGAAAGGAAGGCGAAGCCAAACAACCTACTTATATCCGTTCTAGTACAACAGACCCTGACAGTGGATTTCTAATGAGAGACGGAAAACCAAATGGGTTTCACTACCTCGATCATCGCACTGTCGATGCAAAATACAATATCATCACAGACACATATATTACGGCCGGGAATGTATCCGATTCTGGGCCGTATTTGGCACGTCTTAAAGCGCAAATAAAAACCTTTGGATTTCAGGTAGAAGCTGTGGCACTAGATGCGGGATACTTTACAGGTCATATTTGTAAAAATTTAGCGAAACAAAACATTTTTATGGTCATGGGATATCGTAGATTCGGAAAAACAAATAAAGAGGTACCAAAACGTTCTTTTCATTATGTAAAAGAGTCAAATCGCTTTGCTTGCCCGATGGGTTGTATCTTATCTTATGTGACGACAGACCGTGATGGAAATCGACAATATAAATCGAATCCAGATGATTGTGCGGCTTGTCCTCTTCGTCCCAAGTGTTTTTCTAAACAACAAAAAACGCGTACCATTACTCGACATATTTGGGAGGATTATAAGGACTTGGCTCGCGCCAACAAAAAGACAAGTGCCGGTAAGCGTCTGTACAAGCTACGTTGTTCTACAATTGAGCGCAGTTTTGCCGATGCGAAAGAACTTCATGGCTACCGGTATGCACGTTTTCGAGGGCGGGAGTCTGTCCAAATGCAGGCTTTTCTCACCGCAGCTTGTCAAAACATGAAAAAAATTGCCCTTCATCTGACCAAACAGGTCAGATGA
- a CDS encoding ABC transporter permease, with protein sequence MSFLDILAIIIQGTLYTAAPLIFTALGGVFSERSGVVNIALEGLMLFGAFIGIVTTLLMSDTWGAATPWISLLIAAVGCGLFALLHAVASITFKADQVVSGVAINFLALGLTVFAIKKIFGKGQTDVIQYRVDKMDIPVLSDIPVIGKLFFTSIPLTSYIAIAMVFLVWYIIYKTPFGLRLRAVGEHPMAADTMGINVYKMRYTAVVISGMFAGLGGAVFATSISNNFSGGTIAGQGFLALAAMIFGKWHPIGALGAALFFGFAQSLGVTGGTLPLLQNIPPVILIILPYVLTIFALVGFVGRSEAPKALGTPYEKGKR encoded by the coding sequence ATGAGCTTCTTGGATATTCTCGCTATTATCATACAAGGAACGTTGTATACAGCAGCCCCTCTCATTTTCACAGCTTTAGGCGGTGTGTTTAGTGAAAGATCTGGTGTTGTAAATATTGCACTGGAAGGTTTAATGCTGTTTGGTGCGTTTATTGGGATTGTAACAACATTATTAATGTCTGATACGTGGGGCGCTGCTACACCTTGGATTTCACTTTTAATTGCTGCTGTAGGTTGTGGTTTGTTTGCATTGCTTCATGCGGTTGCTTCTATTACTTTTAAAGCAGATCAAGTTGTCAGTGGTGTGGCAATCAACTTCTTGGCGCTCGGGCTAACAGTATTTGCTATTAAAAAGATATTTGGAAAAGGCCAAACGGATGTAATTCAATATCGTGTTGACAAAATGGATATACCTGTTCTTTCTGATATTCCGGTAATTGGAAAGCTGTTCTTTACGTCGATTCCACTAACATCGTATATTGCAATTGCCATGGTATTTTTAGTATGGTATATCATCTATAAAACGCCATTTGGTTTACGTCTTCGTGCGGTGGGAGAGCATCCAATGGCGGCTGATACAATGGGTATTAACGTATATAAAATGCGTTACACAGCTGTTGTTATTTCTGGTATGTTTGCAGGTCTTGGCGGTGCGGTGTTCGCGACATCTATTTCGAACAACTTCTCAGGTGGGACAATTGCAGGACAAGGCTTTCTTGCATTGGCCGCTATGATTTTTGGAAAATGGCATCCGATTGGTGCGCTCGGGGCAGCATTGTTCTTCGGGTTTGCACAGTCTCTGGGAGTAACAGGTGGAACACTTCCACTGTTACAAAACATTCCACCAGTGATATTAATTATTCTTCCGTATGTGTTAACTATTTTTGCGTTAGTAGGTTTTGTAGGACGCTCTGAAGCTCCTAAAGCACTTGGTACGCCGTACGAAAAAGGAAAACGTTAA
- a CDS encoding ABC transporter permease, which yields MHKGFLSSRTINILVPVLSALFGLLMGAIVMLVSGYDPVVGYAALIEGMFGNPRAVGETIRTMLPLVLAGLSVAFAFRTGLFNIGVEGQLLVGWLAAVWVGYAFDLPKVIHLPLSILVAAVAGGLWGFVPGYLKGKFKVNEVIVTIMMNYVALYVTYDLIKRFLHAGNEKTYDVKATASLASPWLSSITDGSRLHWGIIIVLFATIVMWFLLDRTTMGYELKAVGYNQHASHYAGMQVSRNVILSMTIAGAFAGIAGSMEALGTFQYMTAMTAFTGVGFDGIAVALLGMNNPFGIILSALLFGGLKSAAPQMNFTANVPSELINVIVACIIFFVACSYVIRWALNRFSKEGK from the coding sequence ATGCATAAAGGATTTTTATCATCACGCACAATTAATATATTGGTTCCTGTATTATCAGCATTATTTGGTCTTTTAATGGGAGCTATTGTTATGCTTGTGAGCGGCTATGACCCGGTTGTTGGATATGCGGCACTTATTGAAGGCATGTTCGGTAACCCACGTGCTGTCGGAGAAACAATTCGTACGATGTTACCGCTTGTGTTAGCTGGTTTGTCTGTGGCATTTGCTTTCCGTACAGGTTTATTTAATATCGGAGTAGAAGGTCAATTGCTCGTTGGTTGGCTTGCTGCTGTGTGGGTTGGATATGCGTTTGACTTACCGAAAGTTATTCATTTACCGTTGTCTATCTTAGTTGCTGCAGTAGCGGGAGGCTTATGGGGGTTTGTTCCTGGTTACTTAAAGGGCAAGTTTAAAGTAAATGAAGTTATTGTAACAATCATGATGAATTACGTAGCATTGTATGTGACGTATGACTTAATTAAGCGTTTTTTACATGCCGGCAATGAAAAAACATATGATGTCAAAGCAACTGCTTCTCTTGCATCTCCATGGTTATCATCTATTACAGATGGTTCGCGCTTACACTGGGGAATTATCATCGTGTTGTTTGCTACCATCGTGATGTGGTTTTTATTAGATCGCACGACTATGGGTTACGAATTAAAAGCAGTAGGATACAATCAACACGCTTCTCATTATGCTGGTATGCAAGTGTCTCGTAACGTTATTCTTTCCATGACAATTGCTGGTGCGTTTGCTGGAATTGCTGGTTCTATGGAAGCTTTAGGTACATTCCAGTACATGACTGCAATGACAGCCTTTACGGGAGTTGGATTTGACGGAATTGCGGTTGCGCTTCTTGGTATGAATAATCCGTTCGGTATTATTTTATCAGCATTATTATTCGGTGGATTAAAGAGTGCAGCGCCGCAAATGAACTTTACAGCAAATGTGCCGTCTGAACTTATCAATGTTATTGTCGCATGTATTATCTTCTTTGTAGCGTGTAGTTACGTCATTCGTTGGGCTTTAAATCGCTTTAGCAAGGAGGGCAAATAA
- a CDS encoding ABC transporter ATP-binding protein gives MEYVIEMNHITKVFPGIKANDDITLQVKKGEIHALLGENGAGKSTLMNILFGLYQPEEGEIKIKGQAVKITSPNIANDLGIGMVHQHFMLVHNFTVAENIILGNEPKKGGKINIEDAAAEIKQLSEQYGLAVDPYAKIEDISVGMQQRVEILKTLYRGAEILIFDEPTAVLTPQEIHELMNIMKRLVQEGKSIVLITHKLKEIMEVCDRCTIIRKGKGIGTVDIQNSSEQELAELMVGREVNFKTEKSDAQPQQDVLKISNLVVHDARNLPAVKGLDLTVRAGEIVGVAGVDGNGQSELIEAITGLRKVESGSITLNQKDVTNWPTRRITEEGVGHIPQDRHKHGLVLDFSIGDNMVLQTYYKAPISRNGILNFGKVYEKAKSLIQQFDVRTPSEHTPARALSGGNQQKAIIAREVDRNPDLLIAAQPTRGLDVGAIEFIHKKLVEQRDNGKAVLLLSLELDEILNVSDRIAVIYEGRIVGIVNAKETNEQELGLLMAGGTQGEKVDNHA, from the coding sequence ATGGAATATGTAATTGAGATGAACCATATTACAAAGGTTTTCCCTGGCATTAAAGCAAACGATGATATTACCTTACAAGTAAAGAAAGGTGAAATCCATGCATTGCTTGGGGAAAATGGTGCCGGAAAATCGACACTAATGAACATCCTTTTCGGTTTATATCAGCCGGAAGAGGGTGAAATCAAAATTAAAGGTCAAGCTGTTAAAATTACAAGTCCTAATATTGCAAACGATTTAGGGATTGGTATGGTGCATCAGCACTTTATGCTTGTACACAATTTTACAGTCGCAGAAAATATTATTCTGGGAAATGAACCTAAAAAGGGCGGTAAAATCAATATTGAAGACGCAGCTGCAGAGATTAAGCAATTATCTGAGCAGTATGGACTGGCAGTAGATCCGTATGCGAAAATTGAGGATATTTCTGTAGGGATGCAACAACGCGTTGAAATTTTGAAAACATTATATCGCGGCGCCGAAATCTTAATTTTCGATGAGCCAACAGCTGTATTGACACCTCAAGAGATTCATGAACTCATGAACATTATGAAGCGCCTGGTACAAGAAGGTAAATCTATTGTCCTCATCACACATAAATTAAAAGAGATTATGGAAGTGTGCGATCGTTGCACAATTATTCGTAAAGGTAAAGGCATTGGAACAGTTGACATTCAGAACTCGAGTGAGCAGGAGCTAGCAGAGTTGATGGTGGGAAGAGAAGTTAACTTCAAGACTGAAAAGTCAGACGCCCAACCACAACAGGATGTATTAAAAATTTCAAATCTGGTTGTACATGATGCCCGCAATTTACCTGCTGTAAAAGGCCTTGACTTAACTGTTCGTGCAGGAGAAATTGTCGGAGTTGCAGGGGTAGATGGTAACGGTCAAAGCGAACTGATTGAAGCAATCACAGGGTTACGAAAAGTTGAGTCAGGTTCTATTACATTAAATCAAAAAGATGTTACGAACTGGCCTACGCGCCGTATTACAGAAGAAGGTGTCGGACATATTCCACAGGACCGCCATAAGCACGGTTTGGTTCTAGACTTTTCTATCGGTGATAATATGGTGTTACAAACCTATTATAAAGCACCTATTTCTAGAAACGGTATATTAAACTTCGGTAAGGTATACGAAAAAGCAAAGTCGTTAATTCAGCAATTTGACGTGCGCACTCCAAGCGAACATACGCCTGCACGCGCCTTATCAGGTGGAAACCAGCAAAAAGCAATTATTGCTCGCGAAGTGGACCGTAATCCGGATTTATTAATTGCAGCACAACCTACACGTGGTCTAGATGTAGGAGCAATTGAGTTTATTCATAAAAAACTTGTTGAGCAACGTGACAACGGAAAAGCAGTTTTACTTTTATCACTTGAATTAGATGAAATTTTAAATGTAAGTGACCGCATTGCTGTTATTTACGAAGGGCGCATTGTAGGTATTGTAAATGCGAAAGAAACAAACGAGCAAGAGTTAGGCCTGTTGATGGCGGGCGGAACGCAAGGGGAGAAGGTGGACAACCATGCATAA
- a CDS encoding BMP family protein: MKKKAGLLLSLTLAASTVLGACGTDKAEEKGGDKKASDFKVGMVTDTGGVNDKSFNQSAWEGLTKFGKANGLKENEGYRYLQSEKESDYLNNLNKFSEAKFDITFGIGFLMADAIGKAADQAKDSQFAIVDMVVDKPNVTSIVFKENEGSFLVGAVAAMTTKSNKIGFIGGVESDLIKKFQYGFIAGAKAVNPNIEVVSQYAGDFNNIAKGTQLASTMYGQGVDVIYHAAGGTGNGVFTEAKNRKKKGEKVWVIGVDRDQHQEGMPENVTLTSMVKRVDVAVEEVAKEAKEGTLKGGAIKEFGLKDKGIDIAETTENVSKEALAKVEEFKKQILDGQLKVPATEAEYKTYEASLKK; encoded by the coding sequence ATGAAGAAAAAAGCAGGTCTTTTATTATCCTTAACATTGGCAGCAAGTACAGTATTAGGTGCTTGCGGAACAGACAAAGCAGAAGAAAAAGGTGGCGACAAAAAAGCGTCTGACTTTAAAGTAGGTATGGTTACTGATACTGGCGGTGTTAATGACAAATCCTTTAACCAATCAGCTTGGGAAGGGTTAACTAAGTTTGGTAAAGCAAATGGATTGAAAGAAAATGAAGGTTATCGTTACTTGCAATCCGAAAAAGAATCTGACTACTTGAACAACCTAAACAAATTTAGCGAAGCGAAATTTGACATTACTTTTGGTATCGGCTTCCTGATGGCAGATGCAATTGGTAAGGCTGCTGACCAAGCAAAAGACAGCCAGTTTGCAATCGTTGATATGGTAGTAGATAAACCAAACGTGACAAGCATCGTATTTAAAGAGAACGAAGGTTCTTTCCTTGTTGGTGCGGTAGCAGCTATGACGACAAAATCCAATAAAATTGGCTTTATCGGCGGCGTAGAGAGCGATTTGATTAAAAAGTTCCAATATGGCTTCATCGCGGGTGCAAAAGCGGTAAACCCGAACATTGAGGTTGTATCTCAATATGCAGGTGATTTTAACAACATTGCAAAAGGTACACAATTGGCTTCTACAATGTATGGACAAGGCGTGGACGTAATCTACCATGCTGCAGGCGGTACAGGTAACGGCGTGTTCACTGAAGCAAAAAACCGTAAGAAAAAAGGTGAGAAGGTATGGGTAATTGGTGTTGACCGTGACCAACATCAAGAAGGTATGCCTGAAAACGTTACATTAACTTCTATGGTTAAACGTGTAGATGTTGCGGTTGAAGAGGTTGCTAAAGAAGCAAAAGAAGGCACGCTTAAAGGCGGCGCTATTAAAGAGTTTGGCTTGAAAGACAAAGGTATTGATATTGCTGAAACAACTGAAAATGTGAGCAAAGAAGCATTGGCTAAAGTAGAAGAGTTCAAGAAGCAAATCCTTGACGGTCAATTAAAAGTTCCTGCGACTGAAGCAGAATACAAAACATATGAAGCTTCTCTGAAAAAATAA
- a CDS encoding GntR family transcriptional regulator, whose amino-acid sequence MSIRSDNRHLYLRVIDRIKDDIKEGVYKEKQKLPSEFDLAKELGVSRATLREALRILEEENVVLRRHGVGTFVNATPLFSSGIEQLYSITDMIADAKKVPGTIFLSSSLTSLTEEEKEKFRCTENVEALAIERVRTADGEPVVYCVDKMPHNILPDLSDYKEESLLSIIHRKTNKRVTYAVAHIEPLGYHSKVSPILECDPETALLVLKQMHYDQNDEPILYSLNYFRADKFSFHVLRKRM is encoded by the coding sequence ATGTCGATCAGGTCAGATAACCGGCATCTTTACTTACGAGTGATAGACCGGATTAAAGATGACATTAAAGAAGGCGTATACAAAGAAAAGCAGAAATTGCCTTCGGAATTTGATTTGGCAAAGGAGCTTGGGGTTTCTCGAGCGACCTTGCGAGAGGCGTTGCGCATTTTAGAAGAAGAAAATGTCGTGCTTCGCCGTCATGGTGTTGGTACTTTTGTAAACGCTACACCGCTCTTCTCATCTGGGATTGAGCAGCTTTACAGCATCACTGATATGATTGCGGATGCCAAAAAAGTACCAGGTACTATCTTTCTATCATCTTCGCTTACAAGTTTGACGGAAGAAGAGAAAGAGAAGTTTCGTTGTACAGAGAATGTGGAAGCGCTTGCAATAGAGCGGGTGAGAACGGCAGATGGGGAACCGGTCGTATATTGTGTTGATAAAATGCCGCATAATATTTTACCGGATTTGTCAGACTATAAAGAAGAGTCATTGCTGAGTATTATTCACAGAAAAACAAACAAACGTGTGACATATGCAGTGGCTCATATTGAACCGCTGGGCTATCATTCGAAGGTGTCACCAATTTTAGAATGTGATCCAGAAACAGCACTACTTGTTTTAAAGCAAATGCATTACGATCAAAATGATGAGCCTATCTTGTATTCTTTAAATTATTTCAGAGCAGATAAGTTTAGCTTCCATGTACTAAGAAAACGGATGTAA
- a CDS encoding DNA translocase FtsK — translation MAKQKQRVQKNKERKSVQPTMYYEIVGLTLFALSLITILHLGMVGKALVLFFRFFFGEWYMAGVGAAFALSIYFVMKRNWPNLLHKRLVGIYLIVIALLMFSHIALFNMLTQKGQFPSPSVLVSTKELFFMEIKGKVGSQKLGGGMIGAVAFACCYFLFDEAGAYIVGIIFVLLGLLCVTNKHIGEILAPVVYLVREQLKAFGQDYKEWREGRAAVQTEKKKVQRSKVMETAVEDEVEDEFEEAEEESSVPPIISNFAERTITEPIVTKEKIVKEQRIEAEEVVDPGPPMQFTNIENKDYLLPALDLLRLPENGHVTDENELIYKNARKLEQTFKSFGVKAKVTKVHRGPAVTKYEVYPDMGVKVSKIVSLSDDLALALAAKDIRIEAPIPGKSAVGIEVPNAEVAMVTLREVLESKGASRNEDPLLIGLGRDITGEAVMAQLNKMPHLLVAGATGSGKSVCINGIITSILMRAKPHEVKLMMIDPKMVELNVYNGVPHLLAPVVTDPKKASMALKKVVSEMERRYELFAHSGTRNIEGYNEYVRQYNEQAEAKQPSLPYIVVIVDELADLMMVASSDVEDAIMRLAQMARAAGIHLILATQRPSVDVITGVIKANIPSRIAFAVSSQTDSRTILDAGGAEKLLGRGDMLFLPTGSSKPVRVQGAFLSDEEVENVVSFVISQQKAQYQEDMILPIADVVQESGDDLYEEAVQLVIDMQTASVSMLQRRFRIGYARAARLIDVMEANGVVGPYEGSKPREVLIKDIEEMSS, via the coding sequence ATGGCAAAACAAAAGCAGAGAGTACAAAAGAATAAAGAAAGAAAATCCGTACAACCTACGATGTATTATGAGATTGTGGGCTTAACTCTTTTTGCGCTCTCACTCATTACAATATTGCACCTTGGTATGGTGGGGAAGGCACTTGTTTTATTTTTTCGTTTTTTCTTTGGAGAATGGTACATGGCAGGAGTGGGTGCGGCATTTGCACTTTCAATTTATTTTGTGATGAAGCGAAACTGGCCAAATTTATTACATAAACGTTTAGTAGGTATATATTTAATTGTTATTGCGTTATTAATGTTCAGTCATATTGCACTATTTAATATGTTAACGCAAAAAGGGCAGTTCCCAAGTCCTTCAGTTCTAGTGAGTACAAAAGAGCTATTTTTCATGGAAATAAAAGGGAAAGTTGGCTCACAAAAGCTAGGCGGTGGTATGATTGGAGCTGTTGCTTTTGCTTGCTGTTACTTTTTATTTGATGAAGCAGGCGCATACATTGTAGGTATCATTTTTGTACTTCTTGGCTTGCTTTGTGTCACAAATAAACATATTGGTGAAATACTTGCACCAGTGGTGTATCTCGTACGTGAGCAATTGAAGGCGTTCGGCCAAGATTATAAAGAGTGGCGAGAAGGAAGAGCAGCTGTGCAAACTGAAAAAAAGAAGGTACAACGAAGTAAAGTAATGGAGACTGCTGTAGAAGATGAGGTAGAGGATGAGTTTGAAGAAGCAGAGGAAGAGTCAAGCGTTCCGCCAATTATTTCAAATTTTGCTGAGCGTACCATTACAGAGCCCATAGTGACAAAAGAAAAGATTGTCAAAGAACAACGAATAGAAGCGGAAGAGGTTGTAGATCCAGGACCGCCTATGCAGTTTACCAATATTGAGAATAAAGATTATTTGCTGCCCGCTTTGGATTTACTTCGCTTACCCGAAAATGGTCATGTAACTGATGAAAATGAATTAATTTATAAAAATGCAAGAAAGCTGGAGCAAACCTTTAAAAGTTTTGGGGTTAAGGCGAAAGTAACCAAGGTTCACAGAGGGCCGGCTGTCACAAAATACGAAGTGTATCCGGATATGGGAGTTAAAGTTAGCAAAATTGTTAGCTTAAGTGATGATTTAGCGCTCGCATTGGCAGCGAAAGATATTCGGATTGAAGCTCCTATTCCTGGCAAATCTGCAGTTGGTATTGAAGTGCCGAACGCGGAGGTTGCGATGGTTACGTTGCGTGAGGTTTTGGAATCTAAAGGAGCAAGTCGAAACGAAGATCCTCTGTTGATTGGCTTAGGCCGTGACATTACTGGAGAAGCCGTGATGGCACAGCTTAATAAAATGCCCCATTTATTAGTGGCTGGAGCCACAGGAAGTGGAAAAAGCGTTTGCATTAACGGGATTATCACAAGTATTTTAATGCGAGCGAAGCCTCATGAAGTCAAGCTTATGATGATTGACCCGAAAATGGTTGAACTCAATGTATATAATGGTGTACCACACCTTTTGGCACCGGTGGTAACAGATCCGAAAAAAGCATCTATGGCACTAAAGAAAGTCGTAAGTGAGATGGAAAGGCGTTACGAATTGTTTGCACATAGCGGTACGAGAAATATTGAGGGGTATAATGAATATGTGCGCCAATATAACGAACAAGCCGAAGCAAAGCAACCAAGTTTGCCATATATTGTAGTAATTGTGGACGAGCTTGCGGATTTAATGATGGTGGCTTCATCAGATGTTGAAGATGCTATTATGCGGTTGGCACAAATGGCACGCGCAGCCGGTATTCATTTAATATTGGCAACGCAGCGTCCTTCTGTAGATGTTATTACAGGGGTAATTAAAGCGAACATCCCATCACGTATTGCTTTTGCAGTGTCTTCACAGACTGATTCAAGAACAATCTTGGATGCGGGTGGCGCCGAAAAATTATTAGGGCGTGGCGACATGCTCTTCTTACCAACAGGGTCATCTAAGCCTGTTCGAGTACAAGGGGCCTTTTTATCCGATGAGGAAGTAGAAAATGTTGTATCGTTCGTTATTTCCCAGCAAAAAGCACAATATCAAGAGGATATGATTTTACCGATTGCAGATGTTGTACAGGAATCCGGTGACGATTTATATGAAGAAGCAGTCCAATTGGTTATTGATATGCAAACGGCATCTGTGTCTATGCTGCAACGTCGTTTTCGGATCGGTTATGCAAGGGCAGCGCGTTTAATTGATGTGATGGAGGCGAACGGTGTAGTAGGCCCATATGAGGGAAGTAAACCGAGAGAAGTACTTATTAAGGATATAGAAGAGATGAGTTCGTAA
- a CDS encoding YlzJ-like family protein, with product MILYTIVPEHFIYPVDEQIFHKQQIVSCNGVAMMVESNGEQGHAIVRVLSSNPQDYLRYQPGQQIWIR from the coding sequence ATGATTTTATATACAATAGTACCGGAGCATTTTATTTATCCTGTTGATGAACAGATATTTCATAAACAACAGATTGTAAGCTGTAATGGGGTAGCAATGATGGTAGAGTCAAATGGAGAACAAGGACATGCTATTGTAAGGGTGTTAAGTAGCAATCCACAAGACTATTTGCGTTATCAACCGGGTCAGCAAATATGGATTCGTTGA